The following proteins are co-located in the Komagataeibacter sp. FNDCF1 genome:
- the adhP gene encoding alcohol dehydrogenase AdhP: MAGKMKAAVVREFGRPLTIEELDIPQINSNQILVKVDACGVCHTDLHAARGDWPAKPNPPFIPGHEGIGHVVEVGSNVNWIRTGDVVGVPWLYSACGHCEHCLGGWETLCEKQEDTGYSVNGCFAEYVVADPNYVAHLPKDIDPIRTAPVLCAGLTVYKGLKMTDTRAGEWVAISGAGGLGQMAIQYAVAMGLNVAAVDISDEKLAEARRLGARVTVNALKQDPVACIREQTGGTHGVLVTAVSDKAFSQAVGYARRGGTVVLNGLPPGDFPLSIFDMVMNGTTVRGSIVGTRLDMIEAMSFFTEGKVTTVVSPDRLENINTIFDNLEHGRVQGRIVLDFRNGA; this comes from the coding sequence ATGGCTGGAAAGATGAAAGCGGCGGTAGTGCGGGAATTCGGCAGGCCGCTCACGATCGAGGAACTGGACATTCCGCAGATCAACTCCAACCAGATACTGGTCAAGGTCGATGCCTGCGGGGTCTGCCACACCGACCTGCATGCGGCCCGCGGTGACTGGCCGGCCAAGCCCAACCCGCCTTTCATTCCCGGCCATGAAGGCATTGGCCATGTGGTTGAGGTCGGCAGCAACGTCAACTGGATCAGGACGGGCGACGTGGTGGGCGTGCCGTGGCTGTATTCCGCCTGCGGGCATTGCGAGCACTGTCTGGGCGGATGGGAAACCCTGTGTGAAAAGCAGGAGGATACCGGCTATTCCGTCAATGGCTGCTTTGCCGAATATGTGGTGGCCGACCCCAACTACGTGGCCCATCTGCCAAAGGATATCGACCCGATCAGGACGGCCCCGGTGCTGTGCGCGGGACTGACGGTGTACAAGGGCCTGAAGATGACCGATACCCGTGCCGGGGAATGGGTCGCCATTTCGGGTGCGGGCGGGCTTGGGCAGATGGCCATCCAGTACGCCGTGGCCATGGGGCTGAACGTGGCCGCCGTGGATATCAGCGACGAGAAGCTGGCCGAAGCCCGCAGGCTGGGCGCACGGGTTACGGTCAATGCGCTGAAGCAGGACCCGGTCGCCTGTATCCGCGAGCAGACGGGCGGCACCCATGGCGTGCTGGTCACCGCCGTATCGGACAAGGCGTTCAGTCAGGCGGTGGGGTATGCGCGGCGCGGGGGCACGGTTGTGCTCAATGGCCTGCCACCGGGGGATTTCCCGCTCTCGATCTTTGACATGGTGATGAACGGTACCACCGTGCGCGGCTCCATTGTCGGCACGCGGCTGGACATGATCGAGGCGATGTCCTTCTTCACCGAAGGCAAGGTGACCACCGTGGTCAGCCCGGACCGGCTGGAAAACATCAATACGATCTTTGACAATCTGGAACATGGCCGGGTGCAGGGGCGCATCGTGCTGGATTTCCGCAACGGGGCCTGA
- the metC gene encoding cystathionine beta-lyase has protein sequence MSGLIPPISAALLESVVRGWRDLSTRLVQLGRDAPEGGRGVFVNPPVTRGSTVLFSSLEAMEAAGHNRYGDELIYGAMGSPVQHQLEQAVAAIEGGAHTQVVPSGLAACTLPLLAYLGAGDHCLLSDSVYGPTRRLAERVLRRFGVEISYFPPLADEAALRALLRPNTRVIFAESPGSHSFEVQDVPMLARLARTAGARLVVDNTWGIGLFDPFAHGAHVSVQALTKYAAGHSDTIIGGVTVAHVDDWYPLRDAAIQTGQLAGPDDCWLTLRGLRTMGARQERQAASALAVALWLQDRPEVARVLHPALPSCPGHEYWKRDFSGASSLFGVVFDPAYTEADMTAMIDGLALFGIGASWGGYESLVLPTTGGIARSCPSITHGGVACRLHIGLEAPEALAADLARGLDGMSAARHLRGKG, from the coding sequence ATGAGCGGTCTTATCCCCCCCATCTCCGCAGCCCTGCTTGAGAGTGTCGTGCGTGGCTGGCGCGACCTGTCCACCCGGCTTGTCCAGCTTGGGCGCGATGCGCCGGAGGGGGGCAGGGGCGTATTCGTCAACCCGCCCGTGACCCGTGGGTCCACCGTACTGTTTTCCAGCTTGGAAGCCATGGAGGCGGCGGGTCACAACCGCTATGGCGATGAACTGATCTACGGCGCGATGGGCAGTCCGGTGCAGCACCAGCTTGAACAGGCCGTGGCCGCGATCGAGGGGGGGGCGCATACCCAGGTCGTCCCGTCGGGCCTTGCCGCCTGCACGCTGCCGCTCCTGGCCTATCTGGGGGCGGGCGACCACTGTCTGCTGTCGGATTCCGTCTATGGTCCCACCCGCCGCCTTGCCGAGAGGGTGCTGCGCCGCTTCGGGGTGGAAATCAGCTATTTCCCCCCCCTGGCGGATGAGGCGGCGCTGCGCGCGCTGCTGCGCCCCAACACCCGTGTCATCTTTGCCGAAAGTCCTGGCAGCCATTCGTTCGAGGTGCAGGACGTGCCCATGCTGGCCCGTCTTGCCCGCACGGCCGGCGCGCGGCTGGTGGTGGACAACACATGGGGCATCGGGCTGTTCGACCCGTTTGCCCATGGCGCGCATGTATCCGTGCAGGCGCTGACCAAATATGCCGCCGGCCATTCGGACACGATTATTGGCGGCGTGACCGTGGCGCATGTTGATGACTGGTACCCGCTGCGTGATGCCGCCATCCAGACGGGCCAGCTGGCCGGCCCGGATGACTGCTGGCTGACCCTGCGTGGCCTGCGCACCATGGGCGCCCGGCAGGAGCGGCAGGCGGCCAGCGCCCTTGCCGTGGCGCTGTGGCTGCAGGACAGGCCGGAAGTGGCGCGCGTGCTGCACCCGGCACTGCCGTCCTGTCCGGGGCATGAATACTGGAAGCGTGATTTCAGCGGTGCGTCATCGCTGTTTGGCGTGGTGTTCGACCCCGCGTATACCGAGGCCGACATGACCGCCATGATCGACGGGCTGGCCCTGTTTGGCATCGGGGCTTCGTGGGGCGGGTATGAAAGCCTTGTGCTGCCCACCACGGGCGGCATTGCGCGCTCCTGCCCCTCCATTACGCATGGGGGCGTTGCGTGCCGCCTCCATATCGGGCTGGAGGCGCCCGAAGCACTGGCGGCTGACCTGGCGCGTGGCCTGGATGGCATGTCTGCCGCCCGTCATCTGCGGGGAAAGGGCTGA
- a CDS encoding sulfurtransferase: MHPLISATDLSQAQQHDDILVLDASMALPGQAFDPQQRFANAHIGGAVRFDIDTFSDPDSPLPHTVPGQTRFARLATERGMGNARRIVFYDQDGMACAARAWWLARLFGHERVQVLEGGLAAWKSAGLPLESGPDLAAPAPFVCRPRYERLHGMGDVLDIVHGRLPGLILDARSRARFEGTAPEPRPGIESGHMPGARSLPYGELLDANGRFLPADRLKEMFVQLGVTDDTAVTCSCGSGMTACMIALALVSVQAGSGEPAVYDGSWAEWASTPDSPIVSGAA; the protein is encoded by the coding sequence ATGCATCCGCTGATCTCAGCCACTGACCTGTCACAGGCCCAGCAACATGACGATATCCTTGTGCTGGATGCCTCCATGGCCCTGCCGGGGCAGGCCTTCGACCCGCAGCAGCGTTTTGCCAACGCGCATATCGGCGGCGCGGTGCGCTTTGACATCGATACATTTTCCGATCCGGATTCCCCCCTGCCACATACCGTTCCCGGCCAGACCCGCTTCGCGCGGCTGGCGACCGAGCGTGGCATGGGCAACGCACGGCGCATCGTGTTCTATGATCAGGACGGCATGGCGTGCGCCGCACGCGCCTGGTGGCTTGCGCGGCTGTTCGGCCATGAACGGGTGCAGGTGCTCGAGGGCGGTCTTGCGGCATGGAAGAGCGCGGGCCTGCCGCTGGAAAGCGGGCCGGACCTGGCCGCGCCCGCCCCCTTTGTCTGCCGCCCGCGTTACGAACGGCTGCATGGCATGGGTGACGTGCTGGACATCGTGCACGGGCGGTTGCCCGGGCTGATCCTTGATGCCCGCAGCCGCGCCCGCTTCGAGGGGACGGCCCCCGAGCCGCGGCCCGGCATCGAATCCGGCCACATGCCTGGCGCGCGCAGCCTGCCCTATGGGGAACTGCTTGACGCCAACGGCCGCTTCCTGCCTGCTGACAGGCTGAAGGAAATGTTCGTCCAGCTTGGCGTGACGGATGATACCGCCGTCACCTGTTCATGTGGCAGCGGCATGACGGCATGCATGATCGCGCTGGCGCTGGTCAGCGTTCAGGCCGGAAGTGGGGAACCGGCCGTGTATGACGGGTCATGGGCGGAATGGGCGTCCACCCCGGATTCGCCCATTGTCAGCGGTGCGGCGTAA
- a CDS encoding AI-2E family transporter — translation MVERIMMGLMLGGIAFGCVLILYPFMTALLWAAILTFSTWPVFMRLRRNMSLLPAAMVMTLLCALVLVVPVVLVVSNSIADVPATLQYIVDAVGTLHLPPLPQRIAHIPHFGPEIADKWQKWSEDVGSIDQVVRPYAGRIGQSVLSAMMQLASGMAHLAMALFISFFFWLGGDALGNTFVAVVRRIAGVYADRILGIVGRTIRGTVYGILGTALIQGILTGIGFAIAGISSPVLLGAITAFVAVLPIGAPLIWIPAAIFLLLTHHPGWGIFLLLYGTIIVSGADHVIRPMFIARGAQMPYLLTVLGVLGGVLTFGGLGIFLGPVLIGVGYTLTAEFAAGDPRSKNPIPDDMREPFIES, via the coding sequence ATGGTCGAACGTATCATGATGGGGCTGATGCTGGGGGGGATCGCATTTGGCTGCGTCCTGATCCTGTATCCGTTCATGACCGCCCTGCTCTGGGCCGCGATCCTGACATTTTCCACATGGCCGGTCTTCATGCGGCTGCGGCGCAACATGTCCCTGCTGCCCGCCGCCATGGTCATGACGTTGCTATGCGCGCTGGTGCTGGTGGTGCCGGTCGTGCTGGTCGTGTCCAACAGCATTGCCGATGTCCCGGCCACACTGCAGTACATTGTCGATGCGGTGGGCACGCTGCACCTGCCGCCGCTGCCCCAGCGCATTGCCCATATCCCGCATTTCGGTCCGGAAATTGCCGATAAATGGCAGAAATGGTCGGAAGACGTGGGCAGCATAGACCAGGTGGTCCGCCCCTATGCCGGGCGGATCGGGCAATCCGTGCTGTCCGCCATGATGCAGCTTGCCAGCGGGATGGCGCATCTGGCCATGGCGCTGTTCATCTCCTTCTTCTTCTGGCTGGGCGGTGATGCGCTGGGCAATACCTTCGTGGCCGTGGTGCGGCGCATTGCCGGGGTCTATGCCGACCGGATACTGGGCATCGTGGGCCGCACCATCCGGGGCACGGTATACGGCATACTGGGTACCGCCCTGATACAGGGCATCCTGACCGGCATCGGCTTTGCCATAGCGGGCATTTCCAGCCCGGTGCTGCTGGGGGCGATCACCGCCTTCGTGGCGGTGCTGCCCATCGGCGCGCCGCTGATCTGGATTCCGGCGGCGATTTTCCTGCTGCTGACCCACCATCCCGGCTGGGGCATCTTCCTGCTGCTGTACGGTACGATCATCGTATCGGGGGCGGACCATGTCATCCGTCCCATGTTCATCGCCCGGGGCGCGCAGATGCCCTACCTGCTGACCGTACTGGGCGTGCTGGGGGGCGTGCTGACCTTCGGGGGGCTGGGCATTTTCCTTGGCCCCGTGCTGATTGGCGTCGGCTATACCCTGACCGCCGAATTCGCGGCGGGCGACCCACGCTCCAAGAACCCCATACCTGACGACATGCGCGAGCCGTTTATCGAATCATGA
- a CDS encoding endonuclease/exonuclease/phosphatase family protein gives MTLARPYLRLPSIQPRPGMPPRLDLSPPERAGSAVKIISWNLLRRIGATVRDVIDLIRTEQPDLLLMQEATVEIDTLPTLIGGHYARSPLPGRIHGLACWSPWPYRRQPLTCTLPAGTLIRRVAQVVECRSLVVANVHLSHGQLLNRRQLRRVVQLLPHRAAILGDFNQVGPALIRHFQDVGPREPTHRMADMLPIRLDRCLVRGLTCVERHVIENYASDHRPISVLLRPSDAPGRTQAAPDRRDHR, from the coding sequence ATGACCCTAGCCCGTCCCTACCTTCGCCTGCCCTCCATCCAGCCCCGGCCCGGCATGCCACCACGGCTTGACCTGTCCCCGCCCGAGCGTGCGGGCAGCGCGGTCAAGATCATAAGCTGGAACCTGCTGCGCCGCATCGGCGCCACGGTGCGCGACGTGATCGACCTGATCCGTACCGAACAGCCCGACCTTCTGCTCATGCAGGAAGCCACGGTGGAAATCGACACCCTGCCCACCCTGATCGGTGGCCATTACGCACGCTCCCCCCTGCCCGGCCGCATCCACGGGCTGGCATGCTGGAGCCCATGGCCCTATCGTCGCCAGCCACTGACCTGCACCCTGCCCGCCGGCACCCTGATCCGGCGGGTGGCACAGGTGGTGGAATGCCGCTCGCTGGTGGTGGCCAATGTCCATCTCTCCCACGGGCAGCTGCTCAACCGCCGCCAGTTGCGCCGGGTGGTGCAGCTCCTGCCCCATCGGGCCGCCATCCTGGGGGACTTCAACCAGGTCGGCCCCGCGCTGATCCGCCATTTCCAGGATGTGGGGCCGCGCGAACCCACGCACCGCATGGCCGACATGCTGCCCATCCGCCTTGACCGCTGCCTGGTGCGCGGGCTGACCTGTGTCGAGCGTCATGTGATCGAGAACTATGCCTCTGACCACCGGCCCATTTCGGTGCTGCTGCGCCCGTCAGATGCGCCGGGCCGAACACAGGCCGCCCCGGACAGGCGGGATCACAGATAG
- the cls gene encoding cardiolipin synthase, giving the protein MVFHALNIWDFFVLLMRVSIIAVVVVHVLLTKRDVGASIGWIGVTVLMPLTGGILYSMFGINRVHRRARRMVGQHPWRSRTMSSQWRREEEGNFAPLASMVSKLTGRPLLGGNAITALHDGDSAYPRMIEAIEGARHSVLMCSYIFRPDGIGRRFCHALVAAHRRGVQVRVMVDGVGSGYFDCGVGRILHGAGVPVGRFMHSMLPWRMPFINMRNHKKILVVDGLAGFMGGLNIGEENIAASRPAHPVSDTHFELAGPVVHQLSEAFARDWAFTRGEELTADIFFPPQVSHGQSLSRIVTAGPDMDLEKIEYTMLQAFTLARRSIRIMTPYFLPDDRFLTELALAALRGIEVDIVVPWHSNHTILDWARAANLPRFLDSGCRIWLARPPFNHSKLMVVDGHWSFVGSSNLDVRSLRLNFEINLEAYDDALAGRIDTFIATHRHVRLTHHDLDRRPLWLKMRDAAARLFLPYL; this is encoded by the coding sequence ATGGTGTTTCACGCTTTGAACATATGGGATTTTTTCGTGCTGCTGATGCGCGTGTCCATCATTGCGGTGGTGGTGGTGCATGTGCTGCTGACCAAGCGTGACGTGGGGGCATCTATCGGCTGGATCGGGGTGACGGTGCTCATGCCGCTTACGGGTGGCATCCTGTATTCCATGTTCGGCATCAACCGCGTGCACCGGCGCGCACGGCGCATGGTGGGGCAGCACCCGTGGCGCAGCCGGACCATGTCCTCGCAATGGCGCAGGGAGGAGGAGGGGAATTTCGCCCCGCTGGCGTCCATGGTCAGCAAGCTGACAGGGCGCCCGCTGCTGGGCGGCAACGCCATCACCGCGCTGCATGATGGCGACAGCGCGTACCCCCGCATGATCGAGGCGATCGAGGGGGCACGGCACAGTGTGCTCATGTGCTCCTACATATTCCGCCCCGACGGGATTGGCCGGCGCTTCTGCCACGCGCTGGTCGCGGCACACCGGCGCGGGGTGCAGGTGCGCGTGATGGTGGATGGCGTGGGCTCGGGCTACTTCGACTGCGGGGTAGGGCGCATCCTGCACGGCGCGGGCGTGCCGGTGGGGCGATTCATGCATTCCATGCTGCCGTGGCGCATGCCCTTCATCAACATGCGCAACCACAAGAAGATCCTGGTTGTGGACGGGCTGGCGGGCTTCATGGGCGGGCTGAACATTGGCGAGGAAAACATCGCCGCCTCCCGTCCCGCCCACCCGGTATCGGACACGCATTTCGAGCTGGCGGGGCCGGTTGTCCATCAGCTGAGTGAGGCCTTTGCCCGCGACTGGGCCTTCACCCGGGGGGAGGAACTGACGGCGGACATCTTCTTCCCCCCGCAGGTCAGCCACGGGCAGAGCCTGAGCCGCATCGTTACCGCCGGGCCGGACATGGACCTGGAGAAGATCGAGTACACCATGCTGCAGGCCTTTACGCTGGCACGGCGCAGCATCCGGATCATGACACCCTATTTCCTGCCCGATGACCGGTTCCTGACGGAACTGGCTCTGGCGGCACTGCGCGGGATCGAGGTCGATATCGTGGTGCCGTGGCACAGCAACCATACCATTCTGGACTGGGCACGGGCGGCCAACCTGCCACGCTTTCTGGATTCGGGGTGCCGGATCTGGCTGGCACGGCCGCCATTCAACCACTCCAAGCTGATGGTGGTGGATGGGCACTGGTCATTCGTGGGCAGTTCCAACCTTGACGTGCGCAGCCTGCGGCTGAACTTCGAAATCAATCTGGAGGCCTATGACGATGCACTGGCGGGCCGGATCGACACGTTTATCGCCACCCACCGGCATGTGCGCCTGACCCATCATGACCTGGACCGCAGGCCGCTGTGGCTCAAGATGCGTGATGCGGCGGCACGGCTGTTCCTGCCCTATCTGTGA
- a CDS encoding YraN family protein, whose product MTDPDGHAIRPSRRSLRGGRAHATGMAAEQAAMTRLRAQGWQVLAHRARTRWGEVDVVALKEGCLIFVEVKARPSLLAAGEAIRPSQVSRIMNAAQHLCAANPHWVYDRMRLDVCVVLPGNVIRWIPDAFRQG is encoded by the coding sequence ATGACCGACCCGGATGGCCATGCCATACGCCCGTCCCGGCGCAGCCTGCGTGGCGGACGTGCCCATGCCACCGGCATGGCGGCCGAACAGGCGGCAATGACCCGGCTGCGGGCGCAGGGATGGCAGGTACTGGCCCACCGGGCACGCACGCGCTGGGGGGAAGTGGATGTGGTGGCGCTGAAGGAAGGCTGCCTGATCTTTGTGGAAGTCAAGGCCCGGCCTTCCCTGCTGGCGGCGGGCGAGGCCATCCGCCCGTCACAGGTCAGCCGCATCATGAATGCGGCGCAGCATCTATGCGCGGCAAACCCGCACTGGGTGTACGACCGCATGCGGCTGGATGTGTGCGTGGTCCTGCCCGGCAACGTGATCCGGTGGATACCGGACGCCTTCAGGCAGGGCTGA
- the grxD gene encoding Grx4 family monothiol glutaredoxin, whose product MAETTAQRIQAQIESHPVMLYMKGDATFPQCGFSARVVQVLKHLGVPFTTENVLADPEIRQGIKEFSNWPTVPQLYVKGEFIGGCDIVTEMYQTGELEKLLTEKGIATAAA is encoded by the coding sequence ATGGCCGAAACAACAGCACAGCGCATTCAGGCGCAGATCGAGTCCCATCCCGTCATGCTGTACATGAAGGGTGACGCCACCTTCCCGCAATGTGGCTTCTCCGCGCGCGTGGTCCAGGTGCTCAAGCACCTTGGCGTGCCCTTCACCACCGAGAACGTGCTGGCTGATCCCGAGATCCGCCAGGGCATCAAGGAATTCTCCAACTGGCCCACGGTGCCCCAGCTTTATGTAAAGGGCGAGTTCATCGGCGGCTGCGATATCGTGACCGAGATGTACCAGACGGGCGAGCTGGAAAAGCTGCTGACGGAAAAGGGCATCGCCACGGCCGCTGCCTGA
- a CDS encoding BolA family protein — MAMTAQEIETYIREALPDAKITIDDLAGDGDHYACRVVSEAFRGLSRVRQHQLVYNALQGHMGGKLHALAVQTQTPD; from the coding sequence ATGGCAATGACGGCACAGGAAATCGAAACCTACATCCGCGAAGCCCTGCCGGATGCGAAGATCACGATCGATGATCTGGCGGGCGACGGGGATCACTACGCCTGCCGCGTCGTGAGCGAGGCCTTTCGTGGCCTGTCACGCGTGCGGCAGCACCAGCTGGTCTACAACGCGCTGCAGGGGCACATGGGCGGCAAGCTGCATGCCCTGGCCGTGCAGACCCAGACCCCGGACTGA
- the purL gene encoding phosphoribosylformylglycinamidine synthase subunit PurL: MSAKAQHPVDETLAREFGLTAEEYGNVLSIMGRTPTFTELGIFSVMWSEHCSYKSSRAHLRTLPTTAPWVIHGPGENAGVVDIGHGLAAIFKMESHNHPSFIEPYQGAATGVGGILRDVFTMGARPVANLNALRFGDPNNPQTRRIVDGVVRGVGGYGNCVGVPTVGGEINFHPAYDGNPLVNAMTVGVARQDRIFLSAAAGVGNPVIYVGSKTGRDGIHGATMSSSEFDEDALAKRPTVQVGDPFVEKLLIEACLELMATDAIVAIQDMGAAGLTSSSVEMAGKGGVGIDLDLDNVPQRERGMTAYEMMLSESQERMLIVLRPDRTEQARAIFDKWELDFAVIGHLTDTGNIVIRHKGEVEADIPLAPLADQAPVYHRPTAPAQKPQPMEPIIDPVGTEQALLRLIGCPDLASRAWVYNQYDSTVGGQTVRRPGAADAAIVKIEDTEIGLALTTDCTPRYCRANARLGGAQAVAEAWRNITATGARPLAVTDNLNFGSPEKPEVMGQFVDAIAGMGEACRALDFPVVSGNVSLYNETRAPDGTSQSILPTPAIGGLGVLEDVRRAVGLEMPEGCDVMLLGETKGQLGQSIWLREILGGQDGEPPELDLAAERRNGDFVRGLILDGTVIACHDVADGGVLVAVAEMVMAGQSGCVLDAPQSGMRPEAFWFGEDQSRYIVAVRDGTALAGLASKAGVPCRRLGHSADQGLTLPNGSTISRERLLAVHSEFFPRLMDR; this comes from the coding sequence ATGAGTGCAAAGGCACAACACCCCGTTGATGAGACCCTGGCGCGTGAATTCGGCCTGACGGCGGAAGAATACGGCAATGTCCTGTCGATCATGGGCCGCACGCCAACGTTTACCGAACTGGGCATCTTTTCGGTCATGTGGTCGGAACACTGCTCGTACAAATCGTCACGCGCACATCTCAGGACCCTTCCCACCACCGCGCCATGGGTGATCCATGGCCCCGGCGAGAACGCGGGCGTGGTCGATATCGGCCACGGGCTTGCCGCCATCTTCAAGATGGAAAGCCACAACCACCCCTCCTTCATCGAACCCTATCAGGGGGCCGCGACGGGCGTGGGTGGCATCCTGCGTGATGTGTTCACCATGGGGGCCAGGCCTGTCGCCAACCTCAATGCCCTGCGTTTTGGCGACCCGAACAACCCGCAGACGCGCCGCATCGTCGATGGCGTGGTGCGTGGCGTGGGCGGCTACGGAAACTGCGTGGGCGTGCCCACCGTGGGCGGCGAGATCAACTTCCACCCCGCATATGACGGCAACCCGCTGGTCAACGCCATGACGGTGGGTGTGGCGAGGCAGGACCGCATCTTCCTCTCGGCTGCAGCCGGTGTGGGCAATCCGGTCATCTATGTGGGTTCCAAGACCGGGCGCGACGGCATTCATGGCGCCACCATGTCATCCTCGGAATTTGACGAGGACGCGCTGGCCAAGCGCCCGACCGTGCAGGTAGGCGACCCGTTTGTTGAAAAACTGCTGATCGAGGCCTGTCTGGAACTGATGGCGACCGACGCCATCGTGGCCATTCAGGACATGGGTGCGGCGGGCCTGACCTCATCTTCCGTTGAAATGGCAGGCAAGGGCGGGGTTGGCATCGACCTTGACCTTGATAACGTGCCCCAGCGCGAACGCGGCATGACGGCGTATGAGATGATGCTGTCGGAAAGCCAGGAGCGCATGCTGATCGTGCTGCGCCCCGACCGCACCGAGCAGGCGCGCGCCATCTTTGACAAGTGGGAACTGGATTTTGCCGTAATCGGCCACCTGACCGATACCGGCAACATCGTGATCCGCCACAAGGGCGAGGTGGAGGCCGACATTCCGCTCGCCCCGCTGGCCGACCAGGCCCCGGTCTATCACCGCCCCACGGCACCGGCGCAAAAGCCGCAGCCCATGGAGCCGATCATCGACCCCGTAGGCACCGAACAGGCGCTGCTGCGGCTGATCGGCTGCCCGGACCTGGCTTCACGCGCATGGGTGTACAACCAGTACGACAGCACCGTGGGCGGGCAGACGGTGCGCAGGCCGGGCGCGGCCGACGCCGCGATCGTCAAGATCGAGGACACGGAAATCGGTCTGGCCCTGACCACCGACTGCACGCCGCGCTACTGTCGCGCCAATGCACGGCTGGGCGGCGCGCAGGCCGTGGCGGAAGCATGGCGCAACATTACCGCAACCGGTGCGCGCCCGCTGGCGGTGACCGACAACCTGAACTTCGGCTCGCCTGAAAAGCCCGAAGTGATGGGCCAGTTCGTTGATGCCATCGCCGGCATGGGGGAGGCGTGCCGCGCGCTCGACTTCCCGGTCGTAAGCGGCAATGTCTCGCTGTACAACGAAACCCGCGCGCCCGATGGCACGTCGCAGTCCATCCTGCCCACACCCGCCATTGGCGGGCTGGGCGTGCTGGAGGACGTGCGCAGGGCGGTCGGGCTGGAAATGCCCGAAGGCTGCGATGTCATGCTGCTGGGCGAGACGAAGGGCCAGCTTGGCCAGTCGATCTGGCTGCGCGAGATCCTTGGCGGGCAGGATGGTGAGCCGCCCGAGCTTGATCTTGCCGCCGAGCGGCGCAATGGCGATTTCGTGCGTGGTCTGATCCTTGATGGCACCGTCATCGCCTGCCACGACGTGGCCGATGGCGGCGTGCTGGTGGCAGTGGCCGAAATGGTCATGGCAGGCCAGTCCGGTTGTGTGCTGGATGCACCGCAATCGGGCATGCGGCCAGAAGCCTTCTGGTTTGGCGAGGACCAGTCCCGCTACATCGTGGCTGTGCGTGATGGCACGGCACTGGCCGGTCTGGCTTCAAAAGCCGGTGTGCCATGCCGCAGGCTGGGACATTCGGCGGACCAGGGTTTGACATTGCCCAACGGGTCCACAATATCCAGGGAACGTCTGCTCGCGGTGCATTCCGAATTCTTTCCGCGACTGATGGACCGATAG
- the purQ gene encoding phosphoribosylformylglycinamidine synthase subunit PurQ, protein MKAAIVVFPGTNRERDMAIALRGVTGHAPAMVWHREDALPAGTDLVVLPGGFSYGDYLRCGAMAAHAPIMAAIREFAAKGGYVLGVCNGFQILTEAQLLPGALLRNASLRFLSQDCFLRVERDGTAFTRHWAKGDVFRTPMAHGDGNYIAEAETIRMLEDTGRVAFRYVSEAGHLDAGDARLNPNGSMNAIAGVFSENLRICGMMPHPEDLVDPLMGGEDGKPLFTGLVEAVVG, encoded by the coding sequence ATGAAGGCGGCGATTGTAGTTTTTCCCGGCACCAACCGGGAGCGTGACATGGCCATCGCCCTGCGCGGCGTGACCGGCCACGCACCCGCCATGGTCTGGCACCGGGAGGACGCACTGCCCGCGGGCACCGACCTTGTGGTGCTGCCCGGCGGCTTCAGCTATGGCGATTACCTGCGCTGTGGCGCCATGGCGGCGCATGCGCCGATCATGGCCGCCATTCGTGAATTTGCAGCGAAGGGCGGGTATGTGCTGGGCGTGTGCAACGGCTTCCAGATCCTGACCGAAGCGCAGCTTCTGCCCGGAGCACTCCTGCGCAACGCATCGCTGCGCTTCCTGTCGCAGGACTGCTTCCTGCGCGTCGAGCGTGACGGCACGGCCTTTACCCGGCACTGGGCGAAGGGCGACGTGTTCCGCACCCCCATGGCGCATGGCGATGGCAACTACATTGCCGAAGCCGAGACCATCCGCATGCTGGAAGATACCGGGCGCGTGGCCTTCCGCTACGTGTCGGAAGCGGGACATCTGGATGCGGGCGATGCGCGGCTCAACCCCAACGGATCGATGAACGCCATTGCCGGTGTGTTCAGCGAGAACCTGCGCATATGCGGCATGATGCCCCATCCGGAGGATCTGGTTGATCCGCTGATGGGTGGCGAGGATGGCAAACCCCTGTTTACGGGACTGGTGGAGGCTGTGGTCGGATGA